The following DNA comes from Papaver somniferum cultivar HN1 chromosome 4, ASM357369v1, whole genome shotgun sequence.
AAAAAAACCAATTCAGATCTTCATGtacttctttgttttcttctttccaTTTGGATCTGACACTGTAAAGGTGACTTTGTTGCTAACTGAACCAACCTGCttgaaattctgatttaaacATGAGGTTTGAGAAGAACCAACTTTTGTTGTTGCCTTTCCCTTAACATCTTTTTCAGATCTTGCAGCAGCTTTCTTAGATGATCCACCAACACAGCTCTGGCTATTGGATTTTGTCTTAGATCCAACCCTTACACTGGTACTTTGACCTGCAGAAGAACCATGAACAACTTTTGAAGCTTTCATGTTCCTCTTTGATGGAGCTGATTCATAAGTTGTATGAATATCACCATCCACACAGGTTCTAGCCTTTGGTACATTTGGATTAGAACCAACCGCTCCTCCATCACAAGTCTTTTCAAAATGTCATGGTTATCCACATCTCTTTCATCTTCTACACTTCTTTCCTGTGGGTTGAGGTTCATCATATGCTCTAATTCTCTTTCCCCTGGTCTTCCTGTTTTCCTGATGTTTACTGGAGGCTTCATCATCTCTTTCTTTGCAGTCTGGATAAGAAGAAGTAAACAACAAAAAGTAGGATTATTTAAATGAAAGactgaaaccctaaaataatGAAATATGAATACTATATTTATTGCACAACAAGGATTATAAAAGCATATACAAATCTACCTTTTCATAGTCTTCTGGGCCCAACAATGGGTTGAACTCTGGAGTATATGTTCTCTTGTAGCTATCCACCCAATAATACTGTACACAATACCTACAAAAATACCCAACATGTAAACAAAGAAATGAGTTAGgacaaagaaatgaaaacaaaTATTATAAGGACAAAAGGACAGACATAAACATATATTATAAGGACAAAAGGACAAACAAACGAAAACAAATGCAAAGAAATAAAACTTACTCagccctgtagatggtggattttcaacaaaggacagaatcgtaaaatcatgatactgcgtgTTTCTGACATGACTTTATgacatgtgatgattcatattttaagatccatgatgaatatgcttcgaaaggcctccactagctgagcgttcgatacctcacatttcatcatgccctctatgtagaataacataattgggcggttctctgtaagattgagagcattaacgccttcaggacgtcggtgatactcactgttccctgactacatgagagacaccccctctacatagaataacgattgggcggttctccgtaagattgagggcaataacgccttcaggacgtcagtgaccctcactgttccctgactatatagagagaccgtgtatagatccaggaggttctccgtagattgagaggaataacgtcttcaggacttcggaaacACTCGCTGTCTCCTGACTATGCACTTTCAGAAtggatatgacgctttaactggctaatatcccttttgtaatagattaattctaccgtgatattcaccactgaattcctagaagataatctatttcatatcattactccgatttcatgatcgaatccacgactgatctcatggaatggtaataatattattactctgattctatggtcgaatccacgatcccatggaatggtaatgctcgttttattattccgaattcatggtcgaatccacggctgatcctatggattgataataaacaactactcacttttattacttagtttcatgaatcattctccactgaatttcataaattagtgataaatactcaacaatcgggcatctggactactactgagtaagccccataaaatggtgcaagtgtactcgacaatgatgcacgaacaagcacccaaatgcgcgaacgagcatgcGAAAATATGGACGAATGAGGAATCCTGCATAAAAtaggagagaaaataataatattaagataacggagaagcgcccatgggccggtcCCACCGGCCGTCCGGTCGTGccttagccatggccggtcccatgtttcctccattatttttccatattttgttattttcatgaacccatgaagactcctccattctaacaaatttccttgtttgagcaaaactcatggtttctccatattttcgtggtttcataaaaaataataatataaaataggaaaaggtgtcgcgggaccgggcaacttagccggccatccatgccctagccgtggccggtcccacaccttgcaatccctaatctctcataaattgttatttttctcatcttgtgaaacttcctgGTTTCAACAAAAGTCATGGTTTCTCCatgttttctcaaatatttctcaaaccatgaaaaggccaaaagtcaacatggttaCATGACCGACTAGGTTACTCACGAaacatatattaaaatattattattttaatatccactgaatattgatcaaacgagcatacttgctcattcgagcaaaatcgaggatttcagtcaaagatcgaactcttctgaaaatccaaaatattgctcaaacgcacatcagaaagtGTTGAAACTCTCAGTACTGAGACACGGGCATTATGGAGACTCGggaatgctcccttgaccgaccaagggaggctctaaggcttgcaacaatctgGTCCCGCATGTctcctaatttgcacaattgctcatattgggtccaaattcACAATTAACTCATAGTTTGTGCAAACGCCCATCAGcgatcccacgaccaccaaggccAGGTCTCATGCCATCTtgttcggtccctcacttttctataattaagttttatcacctaatgctcaatcgagcactattttaataaatgacgAAACCGGCATtaaatcgtcattccttcaccaacaggCCAACTCAGGACCTGGGTGTACactcactcgagcaattgggtATCACATGGACATATATAGTCCCATGTGGTCAGTCCCTCCTttgctcatgacctatttttagtaattcgtcaattaatgagcaattgatcaagaattggggtttcgaacaaatgcttaACGAATCATCATtccgagcaagttcaaacactaaataaatttatgttgatccagcaaacaacacgcggattaattatataatattcgataatttactaatattttaattaatattttattgggttacgcactaataaataattcgtcgaattgagcaatacttgctcaattgctcgaatattgacccaactatcaatatttagtaattcgtcgaattgagcaatcatttctcaattgctcaactatcaatattcagtaattcgcaacacttgctcaattgctcgaatattgaaaaagctatcaatattcagtttcgtcgaattgagcaatacttaccCAGTTGCTCAAATGTTGatcggtaattcatcactgaattgaCAATATTGCTAGTACGATCAATGTCAATATTATTCAAACtagtctcaacagacatgttaaatccatgaatcgctgagcattcatcactcacgattcaacaaaacctagactcactgtttaattagtcaacaactgactaattaatccacgtatgtcatgcagactccacgattcgtgagacatcaatcacgtcacatgggggatatcaattagggttttggtcttggagcctatggcacgtggattcatccacgatgagaatgtgagtaagttgtgcaacggttgaaggagttagaaaagtagtgggtggatggttaaccaagtctccgcacgacctggaactggtttcaccacgatcttccactttcccactctttcactgaAGAAAACcttacacttacagggatcagggtgttcatcattcttgcaatataaataagtccaaaatcgaggACAATGGACATTATTATCATCATCGACATTCGTCTACACAAACTCGATTAGAAAcgtattcacagaactcaacttccgCAGTTcaccaatttgcagaaaccttcaacacatccacaatccttgataatCATTGATCCCtcacaattctcatcttccctcctgcagatcaacccatctccctttttgcgactgaattgactctggaacgaccattgtcttggtttaggccggagtcctacagattgatctctcgaatctaagcactccctttgcagtgcatctgtgtgaggtttagcagtttgctcggttgaggaatcTCGACCGTACGcccgactctccactttcctaaaaaaacagcaaaccgtttttccccaccCACAATCCCAAACAGGTCTCAATGACATTAAGGCACATACAACATGTTGGAAGACAAAGCCCCTTAATTGCCATTGTATACATCTACAGGTATTCTTTGGCACATCCACAACAAAGATGGCTCCATGACAACTTGTAACCTCATATACTTTAACCATAACAACACTCTGCAGTTGAAAATTTGTGGTTAAGTCACACATCTTCTCAATCAGCTTCGTTGCCTTTGGAACTAGGTCACTATAACAGGGATGCAAGTGGTGCATAATGattacgcgttacagagttgcaggccaagtcagtgtgcatCCAGAATGCCGCAACACTGTGTAGACTGTAAAGTGCTAAGAACATCATAAACCcgcagggccaatgaagtgcaaggGTAGTACTACATTTTAAAttcatttggctaagtaatgaagctattGGACgacacgatgaagcttcattaattagaaggcaagacaaagccaaagttgcaagatgcaacatgcgatgttggcatgttggcatgtccatagaattgagttggcccaaactcaaggatgatgcaagaaggtagaataTGCCAAGATTTGGTCTATCCATTAGTTTaaggctggccaaagcttgaataatACAAACAAGCTACTAATGCGAGAGTGCAGCATTATTATTGTCAAGCAAGTTGGCTAAGTAAAGCAAGAATAACTCATATGAGCATATGGAACGTATTGGCATCAATTGGAAATCATGTTGGCATGAATTTGGATTAATTAAGGCGTCTTAGCAAGTTCAGATCAGGGTCATATGCAGTGGTGCATCAAGTTGGCGTAAAAGTGGCACATTATAGGTCAAGTGTTGGTTATTGGCTCTGCGAGCATGCTAATGAAGTGAGACAAGGTGGAGCAGTTATAAATTGAGTTTATAACCATATTATAGGGTCTACAACCGTTTGGTACAGGTGTGGCGTGACTTGGAAGAAGTTGGTAAAGGCTAGTCAGTTATCACACTTTacgcggttatggaaactacctgTGGACATGTGGCTGTCTGTAGGATGCGCAAGCAGTTGCACAAAAGTTTTGGCCTGATCATTAGCTTGTATAAATATCTCAGGGATCAATAATGTTGGTTTTGTTCGTttgagagaagaaccactaatgtagagagtgttttaggcattcaccaagagggtgaatggcctgttttggtccatgagttggacgagttttgtaatcttcctttagtgcaataaaatgggttttttGCAGTATAACTTTGCGTTCTAATGTTGCTTATTTTTGTGAGTGGGTCAATTGGTTTGAtgcatggcagaacctcttaggcttatgggggcatgaagagttagagagaaagaagatgaagacttccgttgtgcaaagccttatgagtgaaggcatATGTGTACTTTGATGcgagtatgcaaggctgagtactTTTGGGTGATGTTGAATCACTGAACTGCAAGTAtttccggtcatgtcccatgaaaattttaggcgattaaatgggcatgtgacagtcACCATCCTTCCATTTTGCAGCCTCATTCCTCCTCTTGTTGAAAAGCCCCATAACCAGTTGTCCATACATCAAACCCATCTTGCAGATTGTCTCGTCTCTCAACTTCTTGGTCATATTGTTGAAATATTCTgagaagttgttgttgatgtgCTCACATTTTCTAGTAGGTGTAAAATGAGCCTTAGACCAGGTTTCAGGCCTTTCATCTATGAGAAATCTTTCAACCTCTTCACTCTCAGCTTCCACATCATCCATATGTTGTTGAAAACTGTGTGATGAAGCATTACATTAAAGTGAAGCATTACATTAAAGTGAAGCATAATAATTGTGTGATTCAAGAGAAGTAATGAAGCATTACATTAAAGTGTGAGATCTTATAACACTTGGCAGCATTCCAAAGATGAGTCTGAATACTGTACCCCTTGTAGTACTTCTTAAAGTAGGCCATCAAGTGCCTGCAAAACCAACCAATGATTAATAACTGAAACATAAAAGAGAACAGAacataacaaaacaaaaataaaatgattaAAACAGAatagaacaaaacaaaaaatgaaaataaattacTTCACCTGACACATTGTCTGTGCTCAAACAAGGGAAAGTAATAGTCAACAGCTTCTAAAATCCCCTTCTACTTGTCAGAGATGAAGGTAAACTCAAAATCATAACCAAGCAGCTTCTGCAAATCCTCCAAGAATATCTTCCAATTCTCTACTGTCTCAATCCTGCATACCATCATACCTAATGGAACTAATCCATTTTGACCATCCAACCCAGTTGCATGTAACAACACACTACCATGCTTCCCATTCAAATGGCATGCATCCAGACTAATAATCATTCTACAATCAAACAATAAACCCTCTACAGTGGCTTTGAAACAAATAGTCATGGACAAGAAAGTGTTGTCTGTAGTTCCATAAGAAAAAGTAGCTATACTACCTGGGTTTCTTGTCTACAAACAATGTTAAATGAACATTTTCAGGGTTTTTTCTACTTAGAAAAAAGcaaggaaataaaaaaataaaaaaactttaaaaaattattgtaCATTGACCATTTCACAGAATGCATGCACTAGTTGGTAGCTCTTCTCATAACTTCCATGTAGTTTCTCCAACACCTTCACCCTTGCTCTCCATGCAATATGATACTTGATATTAACCCTTCTGGATTTGTTGAACTGAGTTGCTAAGTCATCTGGACATGGTACTGGTTCATTGATGCCAAGTTCAGTCTTCATATTCTCATAGTACCATTCAGATGCATATTTTGGGTTTGCAATATTGTTCAAGTCATCTTTGTCACCATTGCAGGTGTGAGTTACATTGAAGCCTCTAAGTGTGAAAGTTTTACCTTCACCTTTCTTCACCATGCCATAAATGAACATTGGACATTCTTGAGTCCTCTAATGAATGCACTTGACCCTCAACTTGATTGTAGAACTCTTAGTAGCATATGTATGGTGTTTGTTCATGACACAATAATTATTCGCATGCTTGTAGAAAGAATCTTTACTCATGAACTTACTTCCAACTACGAGGTCATTTGGATCCAATGACTCTTCATCTTCAGCTGGGAACATTTCCTGAACATCTTCTTCCTTCAAGTGATCTGTGTATTCCTTCTCAAACTCTGAATTATCATGAGTAACCCCACTGCACTCAGGATCAACTGAAGTCTGCTCCACCCCAACATGTTCATCTTCATCTGATcaaggaaaacaaaacacataaatacacaacaaatGTACAACAAATGTAAACAATGAAGATTGTGTAAACATACACACTACATATGTAAACAAAAAACATTACCAGTAGGTTCCTTTTCAGATTCAGAATCCAGTAAGTCCCCATAATGGTTCtctgcaattaaacaaacaaaacaaaaacataaagaCAAAATTAGTAACAAACAACAAATGTAATTACATGCTTTGTAAGCACTACGCATCAAATCCAATTTTAAATAAataacaaacataacaaacaacAAATGTAAACAAAAAACATTACCTTCTTTATCATTCTCCACCTCAACTTCACCAAATTCTGGATCCCCATCAACACTGTCAACACCATTATCACCTTCATTCACACAGTCACTTCCCTTATCTGATAAAAACCCATTCTCAACCTTCTTCAAAAACTTCTTGTACTCCATATCATCTTTAAATTCTTGTTCATATCCAGGGACATTGTTAATATCCTCATCAAGATGGCACtcatcttctttaatatttggAAGTTGAACCACAAACTCATCACTCTTCTGATATTTTAGACTCAACTTGTAAATATCTTCAACAAAACTTGCTTGGGTTGTAGCTTCAACCTAGaaatcatgattaaactcttctTCTTATGCATCCACACTTGCCTGTGTTGCACCTTGAAAATATGCTTCTTGTTCAGGCATGTTTTCAACCAAACTATCCTGAGTTGGTTGAGCTTCTTCACAGAACTGAGGAATATATACATCTGTAATAGGTATTTCATTATCCACAGTTGATTGTGTATGTTGATATTGttcaaaaacttcttcttcatcatatgatatgtcaaCAAACAACTTCTTCTTACTTCCCTTACTTTTTCCTCCAATTTGTTTCTTAAACAATGCTGCTAACCTAGGACTTCTTCTTGAACTActagtgaaaagatgagggtacccaaatatacctcaatctaaaaattttccacttataagtcctttctccgaaagtgattgtatatggaccgagtcgagacaatacaactaattggttcacacttcatgtgatcgtctatggatacgagttcgagacaatacgataactagataacttgtgtgattgactatggatacaagatcgagacaatacaaaaacgaagtatgtttacttgataaatggttcgaacttaaccaaacacaataagattactatcaagtaaatatgaattaacgtttgtgtattttacttttaattataataaaaacaattataattgcggaaatagaaaagtaaaagacacaacaagattttgttaacgaggaaactgcaaatgcagaaaaaccccgggaccttgtctagaactgaatactctcaggattaagccgctatacaaaatcaaaccaacttcgtgtagttgagaccaagaaactaaacctatagttcacctagttccatctgtatccctgcgcctccaacttgcaataagtcacgtacttggaacaattcctttggttcgtattccaaacagtaaaggaacaacaaatcagttcggtaataactcttttcaaccaagtgatatgatttcgacaaaaggctcttccgtttatcccaataaactcctttgtcgggtccttagatctatataataacaactaccaaagtaattgtcaagattttgcaatcaatactttgaatcacaaagaattgtgttgatgccgatctactcaactaatcaatgcaatctaccacaaggataaaacgattatagttggatcctctttacccgaaacaagtattgtgcacaccaaagattatgaacccaaatcataaatcttctccatcttcaaatcttcttagatcttcaataaacacctgcatacaatcaacttgaatctcttgtgatcaatcacacacagaacggagtctgttaacaatggactatcacaagatgtctttagatccacaaacagtctaaagatcccacttgaaacttcgatctagtttgagtgaatcttatatcagaagagaagattctcaagcataaacaaactaggtgcaatcaaatttcaataaccgttagttaatcaaatcaatcaaaaactaatagtaaaccgcaattatctagtttcccaccaacggtactaatagagcttctcaatcccaaagaagtctttaaaccgagcggtcgtaagagatttcgcctaattaggttactttcctctccgaataggcggctccaccagtaacaacacaactaggtagttttgttggctctgtggattagtttgctcgaaatgcaaactttgatatttatagaccaaggaagtttggataccaaggaatttccaaaatcgaaaatattctaaagataagcaatatatttccaaattcggcttccataattcctggaaatgctttgtcaaatattgaccgaaatttctttgaaaatctccaactagtaaatgcacattaataatttttattttccaaatataaaattaaaaaccttaattaaaagtttctcaatttattttcgatccgggattctcctttagctattaaggactATCGTTgaacaatcttggaatcgatttgccacactttcaaacaagtttagaattcgttcatctgacttccaagaactatatgattggttatcctatcaaatcactaaacatgggtttcatggttctaccaaaacaagttttggttctacatccatgtgggtactagaattagtcacgctagttaccgaaacttggttgactaggtactaggatcggtttctcacatatatatggtatctaacctgtatttgttgcacatgtccatgggatcggttcctaatatctaaaaacgtgttgcacatgttcataggatcggttcccaatatctagaaacttgttgcacctcttacaaggatcgattccccttttctgATCGGTTGTACctcttaataggatcggttctcctttgcctagagttggtcataccaataaaactaaatcgatcataccaggtgattacttaagatcggtttcactaataaaagtcataccaatacaaaaggcaggccttgtgaatagttttaccaagaaca
Coding sequences within:
- the LOC113272791 gene encoding uncharacterized protein LOC113272791 translates to MVKKGEGKTFTLRGFNVTHTCNGDKDDLNNIANPKYASEWYYENMKTELGINEPVPCPDDLATQFNKSRRVNIKYHIAWRARVKVLEKLHGSYEKSYQLVHAFCEMVNTRNPGSIATFSYGTTDNTFLSMTICFKATVEGLLFDCRMIISLDACHLNGKHGSVLLHATGLDGQNGLVPLGMMVCRIETVENWKIFLEDLQKLLGYDFEFTFISDKHLMAYFKKYYKGYSIQTHLWNAANFQQHMDDVEAESEEVERFLIDERPETWSKAHFTPTRKCEHINNNFSEYFNNMTKKLRDETICKMGLMYCVQYYWVDSYKRTYTPEFNPLLGPEDYEKTAKKEMMKPPVNIRKTGRPGERELEHMMNLNPQERSVEDERDVDNHDILKRLVMEERLVLIQMYQRLEPVWMVIFIQLMNQLHQRGT